In the Solanum pennellii chromosome 5, SPENNV200 genome, one interval contains:
- the LOC107020586 gene encoding chitinase domain-containing protein 1, whose amino-acid sequence MAAKKRSSRISSSSSSSSSRQSEAFKPSSPDSVKSQTNRHRWLITIFFIVFFIISLLIYCQRYYYTASTAVVDVEKPYVYQRGLVKVDSTYREVIDENSNVSENISRRHFGNPVLAYITPWNSKGYDLAKKFSSKITHLSPVWYELKNEGSELVLHGRHNADRGWISDIRMKGNALILPRIVLEAIPLDLLKKKKLREKAINLIIMECKEMEYDGIVLESWSRWMAYGILHNSDMRNLALQFIKQLGEAMHSVNLERNGKTNLQLVYVIGPPRTDKLQEHDFGPEDLQALYDAVDGFSLMTYDYSSPYNPGPNAPLKWIRSTLHLLVGAGSKSRRLGEKIFVGINFYGNDFVMSGGLGGGPIIAHEYLSLLEQHKPVFQWEENSAEHFFLYSDNQHVQHAVFYPTLMSLAMRLEEARTWGAGISIWEIGQGLEYFFDIF is encoded by the exons ATGGCGGCTAAGAAGCGAAGCAGCCGAATTAGTTCCAGCTCGAGCTCCAGCTCAAGCCGCCAATCCGAAGCATTCAAGCCGTCATCGCCCGACTCAGTGAAATCTCAGACGAATCGCCATCGTTGGCTCATCACCATCTTCTTCATTGTGTtcttcataatttcattactgATTTACTGTCAAAGATACTACTACACTGCTAGTACTGctgttgttgatgttgagaagCCCTATGTTTACCAGCGTGGACTTGTAAAAGTCGATTCGACTTACCGTGAAGTAATCGAT GAGAATTCGAATGTTTCGGAAAATATTAGTCGGAGGCATTTTGGGAATCCTGTTCTGGCATATATTACTCCGTG GAATTCAAAAGGCTATGATCTGGCAAAGAAGTTCAGTTCTAAAATTACGCATTTGTCACCTGTTTGGTATGAACTGAAGAA TGAAGGAAGTGAATTAGTTCTGCATGGAAGACATAATGCTGATAGAGGATGGATTTCAGACATTCGAATGAAAGGAAATGCTCTG ATTTTACCTAGAATTGTCCTGGAGGCGATTCCGCTGGACTTGCTTAAGAAAAAGAAGCTTAGAGAGAAAGCAATCAACCTTATCATAATGGAGTGCAA GGAGATGGAGTATGATGGTATTGTACTTGAGTCCTGGTCAAGATGGATGGCTTATGGCATCTTGCATAATTCAGATATGAGAAATCTG GCATTGCAATTTATAAAGCAACTTGGAGAAGCTATGCATTCTGTGAACTTAGAAAGGAATGGCAAGACAAATCTGCAGTTAGTTTATGTGATAGGCCCACCACGTACAGATAAGCTACAGGAGCACGACTTTGGACCAGAAGATTTACAAGCCCTTTATGATGCTGTAGATGGTTTCTCTCTCATGACTTATGATTATTCAAGTCCTTATAATCCGGGTCCCAATGCACCTCTGAAGTGGATACGCTCCACCTTGCATCTTCTTGTGGGTGCTGGCAGCAAAAGTAGGAGATTGGGTGAAAAAATCTTTGTCGGCATCAACTTCTATGGCAACGATTTTGTCATGTCCGGAG GTTTAGGCGGGGGACCTATCATAGCACACGAGTATCTCTCTTTGCTGGAGCAGCACAAGCCTGTATTTCAGTGGGAGGAGAATAGTGCTGAACATTTCTTCTTGTACTCTGACAATCAGCATGTCCAGCATGCTGTATTTTACCCAACGCTCATGTCACTTGCAATGCGACTTGAGGAAGCTCGTACATGGGGCGCAGGCATATCAATTTGGGAAATTGGTCAAGGTTTGGagtatttttttgatattttttag
- the LOC114077207 gene encoding probable WRKY transcription factor 41, with amino-acid sequence MKQDVCRYLAAEILSSYDKAMSLLNGTALSGMMSKSKEIINPAPSSSTAPQLEFPQLLADSSTKSCDRPSKLRKRKTLAPRTEYVEARPGEEVSPKDGLNWRKYGQKLILGAKYHREYFQCVYCHCDATKMVQQIETEPLSFEATYGGSHSCGQENKNQNEEVLVAVETQVGRAAGQLYECYIPEMVLTQNNSYKTKYPSDSTYEILQLFS; translated from the exons ATGAAACAGGACGTGTGCCGGTATTTGGCTGCGGAAATACTTTCTTCCTATGATAAAGCTATGTCCCTCTTAAATGGCACAGCTTTATCAGGTATGATGAGCAAAAGTAAAGAGATCATTAATCCAGCACCATCTTCATCAACTGCGCCCCAGCTGGAATTTCCTCAACTTCTGGCTGATAGTAGCACTAAGAGTTGTGACCGCCCCTCTAAATTAAGGAAGAG GAAGACGCTGGCACCAAGGACAGAGTATGTAGAAGCTCGACCCGGGGAAGAGGTTTCACCTAAAGATGGACTTAATTGGAGGAAATATGGACAGAAACTTATCTTAGGTGCAAAATATCACAG AGAATATTTTCAATGTGTTTATTGTCATTGTGACGCTACTAAGATGGTCCAGCAAATCGAGACAGAACCATTAAGTTTTGAAGCTACCTATGGAGGAAGTCACAGTTGTGGTCAAGAAAACAAAAACCAAAATGAAGAAGTACTAGTTGCTGTGGAAACACAAGTTGGAAGAGCAGCAGGGCAACTATATGAATGCTACATTCCTGAGATGGTTTTAACccaaaataattcatataaaacGAAATATCCATCTGATAGTACATACGAAATCCTACAGTTATTCTCATAA
- the LOC114077306 gene encoding probable WRKY transcription factor 41 has protein sequence MGENNCWEREVVITELTKGKELMLQLQKHFDPMKQGVCQYLAAEILSSYDKAMSLLNGTALSGMMMSKGKEIIHSTPSSSTAPQLESPHLLADSSTKSCHRPSNYRKRKMLERRKEYVEARPGEEVPPEDGLSWRKYGQKLILGSKYPREYYRCARRCCGATKMVQRIETGPLTFEITYGGSHSCGQETKNQNEELLAVQQTKCDEVERGAREIFESYIHKMVSTPNNSYNNSSTGDVFSNSNSLFNIPNSDFIPTPTSSPHPDTDFLLDDNSLTLLFDHDVPENSGNDSLAALASEVYKLYEENDKLNFPHRYDKQAEAENSRPLNNVGDRS, from the exons ATGGGAGAAAACAATTGTTGGGAGAGGGAAGTAGTGATTACTGAGCTAACAAAGGGGAAAGAATTGATGTTGCAGCTGCAAAAGCACTTTGATCCCATGAAACAGGGTGTGTGCCAGTATTTGGCTGCAGAAATACTTTCTTCCTATGATAAAGCTATGTCCCTCTTGAATGGCACAGCTTTATCTGGTATGATGATGAGTAAAGGTAAAGAGATTATTCATTCAACACCGTCTTCATCAACTGCGCCACAGCTGGAATCTCCTCATCTTCTGGCTGATAGTAGCACTAAGAGTTGTCACCGCCCCTCTAACTACAGGAAGAG GAAGATGCTGGAACGAAGGAAAGAGTATGTAGAAGCTCGACCCGGAGAAGAGGTTCCACCTGAAGATGGACTTAGTTGGAGAAAATATGGACAGAAACTTATCTTAGGTTCAAAATATCCCAG AGAATATTATCGATGTGCTCGTCGTTGTTGTGGGGCTACTAAGATGGTCCAACGAATCGAGACAGGACcattaacttttgaaattacCTATGGAGGAAGTCACAGTTGTGGTCAAGaaaccaaaaatcaaaatgaagaaCTACTTGCTGTGCAGCAGACAAAATGTGATGAAGTTGAAAGAGGAGCCCGGGAAATATTTGAATCCTATATTCATAAGATGGTTTCAACCCCAAATAATTCGTATAACAATTCCTCAACGGGGGATGTGTTCTCAAACTCCAATTCTTTGTTCAACATCCCCAATTCCGACTTCATCCCCACACCGACTTCTTCACCTCATCCAGACACAGACTTTCTACTTGACGATAATAGTCTCACTCTCTTGTTTGATCATGATGTGCCTGAAAATTCTGGCAATGATTCTCTGGCTGCTCTGGCTTCTGAGGTTTATAAACTCTATGAGGAGAATGACAAACTCAATTTTCCTCATCGTTACGACAAACAGGCTGAGGCTGAGAATTCCAGACCCTTGAACAATGTTGGGGACCGATCATAA
- the LOC107020966 gene encoding cyclic nucleotide-gated ion channel 1-like, which yields MMMKPKQDKYVRFEDRKLEQSSFSVDHKSSSTNRPFCVKKTSASSLMRSVKRRIEKGSERISSRRKPVRVHRVTKDQSIASNKRVLDPQGQFLQKWNKVFILACVFAVSLDPLFFYIPVIDDKNKCLDLDNTLKITACVLRSITDLFYVFHIVLKFRTGFIAPSSRVYGVGELIEDSSAIAKRYLLSYFIVDVVAVLPLPQIVILIIAPNVNGPIALATKEMLKIVIFAQYVPRLFRIYPLSKEIERTTGFFNESALGGAVFNLFLYMLYSNVIGDFWYLFSIERQDTCWRNACDKIPNCLSDYLYCGGKMNGSAFLLNSSCPLQQEDIKDPNEFDFGIALDALQFQVVEKRKFRTKLLYCFWWGLRNLSSLGQNLKTSTFDGDIIFAVFISIVGLILFSLIIGNMQKFMQSNLVRVEEMRMRRRDVEQWMSHRMLPDNLRERIRRHEQYKWQETKGVEEDSLIQSLPRDLRRDLKRHLCWSLLKRVPIFEKMDDQLLDALCDRLKPALFTEKSFIIREGDPVEEMHFIMRGTLLTMTTNGGRTGFFNSVHLKAGDFCGDELLTWALDPHTSCSSLPISTRTVQAVTDIESFSLTADDLKFVASQFRRLHSKQLQHTFRFFSQQWRTWAACFIQVAWRRHCRKKLEKSLREEEDKLQVALAKESTNASSLGSIIYASRFAANVLRALRCNNTTGTRSLPLLFHKPAEPDFSEKK from the exons ATGATGATGAAACCCAAGCAGGACAAATATGTAAG GTTTGAGGACCGGAAGTTGGAACAATCATCCTTCAGCGTTGACCATAAAAGTTCGTCGACTAATAGGCCATTTTGTGTCAAAAAAACATCAGCTAGCTCGTTGATGAGAAGCGTAAAAAGAAGGATTGAGAAGGGTTCTGAAAGAATAAGTAGCAGGAGAAAACCAGTTCGCGTCCATCGTGTAACAAAAGATCAATCTATTGCATCAAACAAGAGAGTTCTTGATCCTCAGGGTCAATTTCTTCAGAAATGGAACAAAGTATTTATATTGGCTTGTGTATTTGCGGTGTCACTTGATCCGTTGTTCTTCTACATTCCTGTTATTGATGACAAAAATAAGTGCCTAGATTTGGACAACACGTTAAAGATCACTGCTTGCGTTCTTCGTTCTATCACTGATCTTTTCTATGTCTTTCACATTGTCTTGAAATTTCGTACTGGCTTCATTGCTCCTTCTTCTCGAGTTTATGGAGTGGGTGAGTTAATTGAAGATTCCTCTGCTATAGCCAAGCGATATTTGTTATCTTATTTCATCGTTGACGTTGTAGCAGTCCTTCCACTCCCACAG ATTGTGATATTGATTATCGCTCCCAACGTGAATGGCCCCATTGCTCTGGCGACGAAAGAAATGTTGAAGATTGTAATTTTTGCTCAATATGTTCCAAGACTTTTTAGAATTTATCCATTGTCCAAAGAAATAGAAAGGACTACAGGCTTCTTTAATGAGAGTGCATTGGGTGGAGCTGTTTTCAACCTTTTCCTCTACATGTTGTACAGTAAT GTAATTGGAGACTTTTGGTATTTGTTCTCGATAGAACGCCAAGATACATGCTGGCGCAACGCGTGTGACAAGATCCCCAACTGTTTGTCAGACTACTTATATTGTGGAGGAAAAATGAATGGAAGTGCTTTTTTACTGAATTCTTCTTGCCCTCTCCAACAAGAAGATATAAAAGATCCAAATGAATTTGATTTTGGAATCGCACTCGATGCTCTTCAGTTTCAGGTtgtggaaaaaagaaaattccgGACCAAACTCTTGTATTGCTTTTGGTGGGGGCTGAGAAACTTAAG TTCCCTTGGCCAAAACCTTAAGACAAGTACCTTCGATGGAGATATTATCTTTGCCGTCTTCATCTCAATCGTTGGGCTTATATTGTTTTCCTTGATTATTGGCAATATGCAG AAATTTATGCAATCTAACCTGGTTAGAGTAGAAGAGATGAGAATGAGAAGGCGGGATGTCGAACAGTGGATGTCTCATCGCATGCTTCCCGACAATCTGAGAGAGCGAATTAGAAGACATGAACAGTACAAATGGCAAGAAACAAAGGGAGTTGAGGAAGATTCACTCATTCAAAGTCTTCCTAGAGACTTGAGGAGAGATTTAAAGCGACATCTCTGTTGGTCTTTGCTGAAAAGA GTTCCTATATTTGAGAAAATGGACGACCAATTACTGGACGCTTTGTGTGACAGATTGAAACCAGCACTCTTCACGGAGAAGAGCTTCATAATCCGAGAAGGTGATCCAGTAGAAGAAATGCACTTTATAATGAGAGGTACATTGTTAACTATGACCACAAATGGTGGAAGGACTGGTTTTTTCAACTCTGTTCATCTCAAGGCTGGTGACTTCTGTGGTGATGAGCTTTTGACATGGGCTTTAGACCCTCATACTTCCTGCAGTAGTCTTCCGATTTCGACTAGAACAGTGCAGGCTGTAACTGATATAGAATCTTTTTCCCTCACTGCTGATGACCTCAAGTTTGTCGCCTCACAATTTAGACGTCTGCATAGCAAGCAACTTCAGCATACTTTCAG GTTCTTCTCACAACAATGGAGGACATGGGCAGCATGCTTTATACAAGTAGCATGGCGTCGACACTGCAGGAAAAAACTCGAGAAATCCTTAAGAGAGGAAGAAGATAAATTGCAGGTTGCATTAGCTAAAGAGAGCACAAATGCATCAAGTCTTGGATCTATCATATATGCATCAAGGTTTGCAGCTAATGTACTACGCGCCTTGCGATGCAACAATACAACTGGTACCAGATCATTACCTCTACTGTTTCATAAACCAGCTGAACCAGATTTTAGTGAGAAAAAATGA